A DNA window from Aspergillus nidulans FGSC A4 chromosome I contains the following coding sequences:
- a CDS encoding class I SAM-dependent methyltransferase (transcript_id=CADANIAT00006977), with product MNCSTQRIVNQFSRQTARRRFNIRSRRWNSTFETREWSTPLARTLANVIKTTGPVPIAAFMRQVLTSPEGGYYTTKPGGGGEVFGKKGDFVTSPEISQVFGELVGIWTIAEWMAQGGKKSGVQLMEIGPGKGTLMDDMLRTFRNFKPFTSSLEAIYLVEASPTLREVQKQLLCGNAVMEETDIGHRCTSKYFNVPVIWVEDIRLLPHEEDKTPFIFAHEFFDALPIHAFESVPPSPENEQQEQEIMTPTGRTKLQRPPKAANTPQWRELMVTLNPKAVDENIKDEPEFKLTLAKASTPSSLVIPEISERYRALKSQPGSTIEVSPESRIYASDIARRIGGSSQPPRTAAGRNASAPSAIAKRIPSGAALIMDYGTMSTVPINSLRGIQNHKIVPALSSPGRVDVSADVDFTSLAEAALEASEGVEVHGPVEQGHFLQAMGIAERMQQLLSTVKDEKKRKILETGWQRLVERGGGGMGKLYKVMTIIPENGGRRRPVGFGGGVPL from the exons ATGAATTGTAGCACACAGCGCATTGTCAACCAGTTCTCGAGGCAGACTGCGCGACGAAGATTCAATATACGATCGCGACGATGGAACTCTACGTTTGAGACTAGGGAATGGTCTACGCCCCTTGCACGAACCCTGGCAAATGTTATCAAGACGACAGGGCCGGTGCCCATTGCGGCATTTATGCGCCAAGTACTCACTTCTCCAGAGGGGGGTTATTACACCACCAAACCAGGAGGGGGCGGAGAGGTATTCGGAAAGAAGGGCGACTTTGTCACATCGCCGGAAATATCGCAAGTATTTGGGGAGTTAGTTGGTATATGGACAATTGCGGAATGGATGGCACAGGGGGGGAAAAAGAGTGGAGTGCAGCTCATGGAGATTGGGCCAGGGAAGGGGACATTGATGGATGATATGTTGCGA ACTTTTCGAAACTTCAAACCTTTCACGTCGAGTCTCGAGGCAATATATCTGGTGGAGGCTAGCCCTACTTTGAGAgaggtccagaagcagctaCTCTGTGGTAATGCCGTTATGGAGGAAACAGATATCGGCCATCGGTGTACGAGCAAGTACTTTAACGTGCCCGTGATCTGGGTGGAAGATATCCGGCTGTTGCCTCATG aggaagataaGACGCCGTTCATCTTCGCTCATGAATTCTTCGATGCCCTCCCAATCCACGCTTTTGAGTCGGTTCCTCCCTCACCGGAAAATGAacagcaggaacaggagaTTATGACACCCACAGGCCGGACGAAACTCCAGAGACCACCAAAAGCAGCAAACACACCTCAATGGCGCGAGCTAATGGTCACTCTGAACCCGAAAGCAGTTGACGAGAACATTAAAGATGAGCCGGAGTTCAAATTAACTCTAGCGAAAGCATCTACTCCGTCCTCCCTTGTCATTCCTGAAATCTCTGAACGGTACCGGGCCCTTAAATCCCAGCCTGGGTCCACCATCGAAGTCAGCCCAGAAAGCCGCATCTACGCATCAGATATTGCGCGACGTATCGGCGGCTCATCGCAGCCCCCTCGGACCGCAGCGGGGCGCAACGCATCTGCACCCTCTGCAATCGCGAAGCGCATTCCTTCAGGAGCTGCCCTGATCATGGATTACGGGACAATGTCGACTGTTCCAATCAACTCGCTCCGCGGCATCCAGAACCACAAAATTGTCCCTGCACTCTCTTCCCCTGGTCGAGTTGATGTCAGTGCCGACGTGGACTTTACGTCGCTTGCTGAGGCAGCCCTGGAAGCTAGCGAGGGCGTGGAAGTTCACGGACCCGTAGAGCAAGGACACTTCTTACAGGCTATGGGTATCGCGGAGCGAATGCAGCAATTGCTGAGCActgtcaaggatgagaagaagcgcaagatccTGGAAACTGGATGGCAACGCCTTGTTGAAAGAGGCGGTGGTGGCATGGGTAAGCTGTATAAAGTCATGACTATCATCCCAGAGAATGGCGGCAGACGCCGGCCAGTGgggtttggaggaggagtccCACTCTAA
- a CDS encoding phosphatase YCH1 (transcript_id=CADANIAT00006978): MSSITIANLPRISRDALSALILSASTPSKLAIIDVRDSDHVGGHIVSSTWVPSSTLDVRIPELVRTLKDKEKVVFHCALSQQRGPSAALKYARERERMLGSEESHKQEVFVLEGGFVQWQEMYGKDVRLTEAYVEDIWREY; the protein is encoded by the exons ATGTCCTCAATCACAATAGCTAACCTCCCACGCATAAGCCGCGATGCGCTCTCGGCCCTCATCCTCTCTGCATCCACGCCTAGCAAACTAGCAATCATTGACGTGCGAGACTCTG ACCACGTTGGCGGCCATATCGTCTCCTCAACCTGGGTTCCCAGCTCGACACTAGATGTCCGCATACCGGAACTCGTGCGGACCCTGAAAGATAAAGAGAAAGTCGTCTTCCACTGCGCGCTCAGCCAGCAGCGCGGACCTTCTGCAGCGCTAAAATACGCGCGCGAGCGCGAAAGGATGCTAGGAAGTGAAGAAAGCCACAAGCAGGAGGTTTTCGTGCTAGAGGGAGGGTTTGTCCAGTGGCAGGAGATGTATGGAAAGGATGTCAGATTGACGGAGGCTTATGTGGAAGATATTTGGCGCGAATATTGA